A genome region from Rathayibacter caricis DSM 15933 includes the following:
- a CDS encoding ArsR/SmtB family transcription factor, with amino-acid sequence MDVAAESFDLVPVFKALGHPTRLAILGWLKDPESFAPEDSATKEHGVCLKYIQARAEVSQSTASQFMSSLQRADLVTVTRAGQWSYYRRNEDTIAKLGQILNDVI; translated from the coding sequence GTGGACGTTGCAGCCGAAAGCTTCGACCTGGTGCCGGTCTTCAAGGCGCTCGGACACCCGACCCGTTTGGCGATCCTGGGCTGGCTGAAGGACCCGGAGTCCTTCGCGCCGGAGGACTCGGCAACGAAGGAGCACGGGGTGTGCCTGAAGTACATCCAGGCGCGGGCGGAGGTGTCGCAGTCCACGGCGTCGCAGTTCATGTCCAGCTTGCAGCGGGCGGATCTGGTGACGGTCACCCGGGCGGGTCAGTGGTCGTACTACCGGCGCAACGAAGACACGATCGCGAAGCTCGGACAGATCCTCAACGACGTCATCTGA
- a CDS encoding ester cyclase has product MPPTPFQEYAHGIFQVLESGDADLARAIAAPTFGNREATSGPAACQRPGPAGLLASSAWMRSAFDDLHFEILDEGYTDSGAWLHLKMQGLHSRPFVQYQDGKPAQVLPPTRRRIDAEQMHVLTITDAGVTGHKAVRDDLTMLTQLGVFPPRPGLLASMALFTLTGRRRRAVTELEATTERAGDIGSVHL; this is encoded by the coding sequence ATGCCCCCCACCCCCTTCCAGGAGTACGCCCACGGCATCTTCCAGGTGCTCGAGTCCGGCGACGCGGACCTCGCCCGCGCGATCGCGGCCCCGACTTTCGGCAACAGGGAGGCGACCTCCGGTCCGGCCGCCTGCCAGCGCCCGGGACCCGCCGGGCTGCTCGCATCGAGCGCGTGGATGCGCTCAGCGTTCGATGATCTCCACTTCGAGATCCTCGATGAGGGCTACACCGACTCCGGAGCCTGGCTGCACCTGAAGATGCAGGGACTCCACTCGCGGCCGTTCGTGCAGTACCAGGACGGCAAGCCGGCCCAGGTGCTCCCGCCGACCAGACGTCGCATCGACGCCGAGCAGATGCACGTCCTCACCATCACCGACGCCGGCGTGACCGGCCATAAGGCCGTCCGGGACGACCTCACGATGCTCACTCAGCTCGGGGTGTTCCCGCCCAGGCCGGGGCTCCTTGCCTCGATGGCGCTGTTCACGCTCACCGGCCGGCGGCGTCGTGCGGTCACGGAACTCGAAGCGACCACTGAGCGGGCCGGGGATATCGGCAGCGTCCACCTGTAG
- a CDS encoding PLDc N-terminal domain-containing protein: protein MSATHSVVLLVLVLAWLGAWIAAVRSIASAATPLTPAARGGWIAAAIILPVLGPILWFAVGRHSLAQR from the coding sequence GTGAGCGCGACGCACAGCGTCGTCCTGCTCGTGCTCGTGCTCGCGTGGCTCGGAGCGTGGATCGCCGCCGTCCGGAGCATCGCCTCCGCAGCGACGCCCCTCACTCCTGCCGCGCGCGGCGGCTGGATCGCGGCCGCGATCATCCTTCCCGTCCTCGGACCGATCCTCTGGTTCGCGGTCGGCCGACACTCGCTCGCGCAGAGGTGA
- a CDS encoding HD domain-containing protein produces the protein MAQTIAGITIPDTALTREAAELVRDEAGDTLFDHSSRVFLFGALKGRARGLTVDLEQLYVAALFHDLGLTSRYRSSMQRFELDGADAARDFLLAHDRSHDVAQTAWLAIALHTTPEIPTRLAPEIALVTAGVETDVLGLQLEEISLSDRAAVTDAHPRPNFKRDILAAFNDGMKHRPDSTFGTMNDDVLAHFDPSFRRGNFVDVIQSNAWSE, from the coding sequence ATGGCTCAGACCATCGCCGGCATCACCATCCCGGACACCGCCCTCACCCGCGAAGCCGCCGAACTCGTCCGCGACGAGGCCGGCGACACCCTCTTCGACCACTCCTCCCGAGTGTTCCTCTTCGGTGCACTGAAGGGACGCGCGCGGGGCCTCACCGTGGACCTCGAGCAGCTGTACGTCGCTGCCCTGTTCCACGACCTCGGCCTCACCTCCCGGTACCGCAGCAGCATGCAACGCTTCGAGCTCGACGGTGCGGACGCGGCCCGCGACTTCCTCCTCGCTCACGACCGCTCCCACGACGTCGCGCAGACCGCGTGGCTCGCGATCGCGCTGCACACCACCCCGGAGATCCCAACCCGGCTGGCGCCGGAGATCGCCCTCGTGACGGCCGGCGTCGAGACTGACGTCCTCGGGCTCCAGCTCGAGGAAATCAGCCTCTCCGACCGGGCGGCCGTCACGGACGCCCACCCACGACCGAACTTCAAGCGCGACATCCTCGCCGCGTTCAACGACGGGATGAAGCACCGCCCGGATTCGACGTTCGGGACCATGAACGACGACGTGCTCGCGCACTTCGATCCGAGCTTCCGCCGCGGGAACTTCGTCGACGTCATCCAGAGCAACGCCTGGTCCGAATGA
- a CDS encoding GlxA family transcriptional regulator: protein MSATRSPHLVGVVIFDGFKSLDATGPMEVFAEANNEGGNYELLVLSPGGRPVRASNGLHVQADAAVEGELPHLDTLIVTGGDLLPTTPAAPGLIDALRALAPRSDRLTAICTGAFLLGAAGLLDGRRATTHWKYIATLAAAFPAAAVETDALFVHDGNVHTSAGVTAGIDLSLALLELDHGGDLARRVAQALVVFLQRPGGQSQFSPSLLIPRPNTPSLRAVTDSIAADPAADHSADALARRAAMSPRHLTRLLNTEIGTTPRAYVDSVRLHAACTALEQGATVTEAVTRAGFAGADALRRAFRAQLGVTPHEYQRRFATTGTSTRSTVC, encoded by the coding sequence GTGAGCGCTACGCGCAGCCCGCACCTCGTCGGGGTCGTCATCTTCGACGGCTTCAAGTCCCTCGACGCCACAGGTCCGATGGAAGTGTTCGCGGAGGCCAACAACGAGGGCGGCAACTACGAGCTGCTCGTCCTCTCCCCGGGCGGACGCCCGGTCCGCGCGTCGAACGGCCTCCACGTGCAGGCGGACGCCGCCGTGGAGGGCGAGCTGCCCCACCTGGACACCCTGATCGTCACCGGTGGCGATCTACTCCCCACCACCCCTGCTGCGCCGGGCCTCATCGACGCGCTACGCGCTTTGGCGCCACGCTCGGACCGCCTCACCGCTATCTGCACCGGCGCGTTCCTTCTCGGTGCCGCCGGCCTGCTCGATGGGCGACGGGCGACCACGCATTGGAAGTACATCGCGACGCTCGCCGCCGCGTTCCCCGCCGCTGCCGTCGAGACTGACGCGCTGTTCGTCCACGACGGCAACGTGCACACCTCCGCTGGCGTCACCGCAGGCATCGACCTCTCCCTCGCTCTCCTTGAACTCGACCACGGCGGCGACCTCGCCCGCCGAGTCGCCCAAGCGCTCGTCGTCTTCCTGCAACGACCAGGCGGGCAGTCCCAGTTCTCCCCCTCCCTGCTGATCCCCCGGCCGAACACACCGTCATTGCGCGCGGTCACCGATTCGATCGCCGCCGACCCGGCCGCGGATCACTCCGCCGACGCTCTCGCCCGCCGCGCAGCGATGAGCCCGCGCCACCTCACGCGCCTGTTGAACACCGAGATAGGAACTACGCCCCGCGCCTACGTCGACTCCGTGCGCCTGCACGCCGCCTGCACCGCGCTCGAACAAGGAGCGACCGTCACCGAAGCAGTCACCCGCGCCGGATTCGCCGGCGCAGACGCACTCCGCCGCGCCTTCCGAGCACAACTCGGCGTGACCCCGCACGAGTACCAACGCCGGTTCGCGACCACCGGCACGAGCACCCGGTCAACGGTTTGCTAG
- a CDS encoding transposase translates to MGESRLARWLRSQGCRTAVATASAAVAAAKSQQTVLPGQAIASELARRLAHDVIALEARIAEIDQLIAARVETSRAAELLQSMPGFGPLLAAEFLASTGPDLSAYVSADRLAGVAGLAPAPRDSGRISSNHHRPRRYDRRLLRACYLAAMVSVQQKTESKVFYDRKRAEGKSHKQAILALARRRLDVIWAMFRDDRSYTPPAPFGCEFEGTATTRATPKEPQTVDSARTEFAAA, encoded by the coding sequence ATGGGGGAGTCCCGCCTTGCCCGATGGCTTCGCTCGCAGGGCTGCCGAACTGCGGTTGCGACAGCCTCCGCCGCGGTCGCTGCGGCGAAGAGCCAGCAGACCGTTCTCCCGGGCCAGGCGATCGCATCCGAGCTCGCGCGTCGCCTCGCGCACGACGTCATCGCGCTCGAGGCGCGCATCGCGGAGATCGATCAGCTCATCGCCGCCCGTGTCGAGACGAGTCGTGCCGCCGAGCTCCTGCAGTCCATGCCCGGCTTCGGACCCCTGCTCGCGGCCGAGTTCCTCGCGTCAACCGGCCCCGACCTCAGCGCCTACGTCAGCGCTGATCGGCTCGCCGGTGTCGCGGGCCTCGCGCCAGCACCACGCGACTCGGGACGGATCAGCAGCAATCATCATCGACCTCGCCGCTACGACCGGCGCCTGTTGCGCGCCTGCTATCTCGCAGCGATGGTCAGCGTCCAGCAGAAGACCGAATCGAAAGTGTTCTACGACCGGAAGCGGGCTGAGGGGAAGTCGCACAAGCAAGCCATCCTCGCGCTCGCTCGCCGTCGTCTCGACGTCATCTGGGCCATGTTTCGAGACGACCGCAGCTACACGCCTCCAGCACCCTTTGGGTGTGAGTTTGAGGGAACTGCAACTACGCGTGCGACCCCAAAGGAACCTCAAACGGTGGACTCGGCTAGGACCGAGTTCGCTGCTGCCTGA
- a CDS encoding IS110 family transposase, translated as MIVAHHYDHVVGVDTHARTHTYAVVATKTGEILGTKAFPVTTAAIDRAIAWVRGVARGSVLFAMEGTGSYGASLGRALQRDGIVFCEVRPPKKSSRVRGKTDEIDAIAAATSAMGIELDSLTRPKADGLRNALRVTLDVRRDMEIRRTSARNQLNALVRTTDFGLDTRRALADRGVQRLVDLDAQCSDVAERIIRAEAVRLASTVIELGRQMRENREALAELVELLAPGLQQIYGVGPVTAAAAVAAYSHPGRVRSEAAFASLAGVNPIPASSGNTTRHRLNRGGDRQLNRALDVIARVRMVSEARTRAYVDRRISEGRTSREIRRCVKRYIAREIFKALELRMGTALAVV; from the coding sequence ATGATCGTCGCCCACCACTACGACCACGTCGTCGGAGTCGACACCCACGCCCGCACGCATACCTACGCAGTAGTCGCGACCAAAACCGGCGAGATCCTCGGAACGAAGGCGTTTCCAGTTACGACGGCGGCGATCGACCGAGCGATCGCCTGGGTGCGAGGCGTTGCTCGCGGGTCGGTTCTGTTCGCGATGGAGGGCACGGGCTCCTACGGTGCATCGTTGGGTCGGGCGCTTCAGCGCGACGGGATCGTGTTCTGCGAGGTCCGTCCGCCTAAGAAGTCGAGCCGCGTCCGCGGCAAGACTGATGAGATCGACGCGATCGCTGCCGCGACCTCGGCGATGGGAATCGAGCTCGACTCGCTGACTCGACCGAAAGCCGACGGGCTGCGCAACGCTCTCCGGGTGACGCTCGACGTCCGCCGCGACATGGAGATCCGCCGCACGAGTGCACGAAACCAGCTCAACGCGCTGGTCCGCACCACAGACTTCGGGCTCGACACGAGGCGAGCGCTCGCTGATCGTGGTGTGCAGCGACTCGTGGATCTCGACGCTCAGTGTTCTGACGTTGCGGAGCGCATCATCCGAGCAGAAGCGGTCCGGCTCGCGTCGACGGTGATCGAACTCGGTCGACAGATGCGTGAGAACCGCGAGGCGCTGGCCGAGCTCGTCGAGCTGCTCGCACCCGGATTGCAACAGATCTATGGTGTCGGCCCAGTCACCGCTGCTGCCGCGGTTGCGGCGTACTCGCACCCTGGTCGGGTGCGGAGTGAGGCCGCCTTCGCATCCCTTGCGGGAGTGAACCCCATCCCGGCGTCGTCCGGGAACACGACTCGGCATCGGCTGAATCGAGGTGGCGACCGGCAACTGAATCGTGCGCTCGATGTGATCGCCCGAGTGCGCATGGTGTCGGAAGCGCGCACCCGCGCCTACGTTGACCGACGCATATCTGAAGGACGGACCAGTCGTGAGATTCGACGATGCGTGAAGCGCTATATCGCCCGCGAGATCTTCAAGGCACTGGAGCTGCGGATGGGCACGGCGCTGGCCGTGGTGTGA
- a CDS encoding YdeI/OmpD-associated family protein, which produces MVRSRHPLPDDIAALLDEHGVRAAYDQRPAYQRNDYLGWISRAKAVATRERRIAVMLDELAEGGRYMGMIHAPSRKDADA; this is translated from the coding sequence ATGGTCCGATCACGCCATCCGCTCCCCGACGACATCGCTGCGCTCCTCGACGAGCACGGAGTGAGGGCGGCGTACGACCAGAGACCCGCGTACCAGCGCAACGACTACCTGGGCTGGATTTCCCGAGCGAAAGCGGTCGCGACGCGGGAGCGGCGCATCGCGGTCATGCTCGATGAGCTCGCCGAGGGCGGCCGCTACATGGGAATGATCCATGCACCCTCGCGTAAGGACGCGGATGCGTAG
- a CDS encoding CGNR zinc finger domain-containing protein: MTGSDGRRWFFDSGSLALDFAYTGDFGYGNPQWESLRSPADLGTWLTSRFEEPGAPVSDPVYQRARELRAAVTFAARAIAGGSRPEPAQVDTINAHASAHAVGPLLDGGTEQPPAPTADQMLATLAQEAVIAFSADSDRLRHCQADDCGLIFLDVSRPGSRRWCSMQRCGGRAKARAHYDRHRHEGE, encoded by the coding sequence ATGACCGGATCGGACGGTCGCCGCTGGTTCTTCGACTCCGGATCCCTCGCGCTGGACTTCGCCTACACGGGCGACTTCGGCTACGGGAACCCGCAGTGGGAATCGCTGCGCTCGCCAGCCGACCTCGGGACCTGGTTGACGTCTCGATTCGAGGAGCCCGGCGCTCCCGTGAGCGATCCGGTGTACCAGCGTGCCCGGGAGCTCCGCGCCGCGGTCACCTTCGCGGCCCGCGCGATCGCCGGTGGTTCTCGGCCGGAGCCGGCGCAGGTCGACACGATCAACGCCCACGCGTCGGCGCATGCTGTCGGTCCGCTCCTCGACGGCGGCACCGAGCAGCCTCCCGCTCCGACCGCCGATCAGATGCTCGCCACCCTCGCCCAGGAAGCGGTCATCGCTTTCTCCGCCGACTCCGATCGCCTGCGGCACTGCCAGGCGGACGACTGCGGTCTGATCTTCCTGGACGTCTCCCGACCGGGATCCCGCCGCTGGTGCTCCATGCAGCGCTGCGGCGGTCGCGCCAAGGCCCGCGCCCACTACGACCGACACCGACACGAAGGAGAATGA
- a CDS encoding RidA family protein, producing MTELTTLVNPEGLPANPAFAHGVLVPSGATVYVGGQNGIDSTGALMTGLAEQTAQAMRNVLAVLDAAGTSPENVARLTIHLLEGSDVRAAFAATGPVWGAHPTAITVLMVAGFARPGVLVEIDAIAAVPAGRIPAE from the coding sequence ATGACGGAACTCACCACCCTCGTCAACCCAGAGGGCCTGCCGGCGAACCCGGCGTTCGCCCACGGAGTCCTCGTCCCGTCCGGCGCCACCGTGTACGTCGGCGGCCAGAACGGCATCGACTCCACCGGGGCCCTAATGACGGGTCTCGCCGAGCAGACCGCTCAGGCGATGCGCAACGTGCTCGCGGTACTCGACGCCGCGGGGACCAGCCCCGAGAACGTGGCCCGCCTCACCATCCATCTCCTCGAGGGCAGCGACGTCCGGGCCGCCTTCGCGGCCACCGGCCCCGTCTGGGGTGCGCACCCCACGGCGATCACCGTCCTCATGGTCGCCGGTTTCGCCAGGCCAGGGGTCCTCGTCGAGATCGACGCGATCGCAGCGGTCCCCGCGGGCCGCATCCCCGCCGAGTGA
- a CDS encoding dienelactone hydrolase family protein, translating to MLELNFLPRMERNVMVDILLFHHIQGLTPGVTALADALSEDGHVLHTPDLFHGKVFERMEDGFAYMKSLDPRRVREQVDAVMEALPEHLVLAGMSWGVSHAQRLAQSRPGARGAIFFDACFPVTGEGSFGPWPDGLPVQIHGMDQDEFFAFEGDLDAARELVATGGTDQADVFTYSGDSHLFADNSLPSYDPAATELALDRIRTFLSRI from the coding sequence TTGCTAGAGCTGAACTTTCTCCCACGAATGGAGCGCAACGTCATGGTCGACATCCTTCTGTTCCATCACATTCAGGGCCTGACTCCTGGAGTCACTGCTCTCGCGGACGCGCTCTCGGAGGACGGTCACGTCCTGCACACCCCGGACTTGTTCCATGGGAAGGTCTTCGAACGCATGGAGGACGGCTTCGCGTACATGAAGTCTCTCGACCCGCGCCGGGTCCGCGAGCAGGTTGACGCCGTGATGGAAGCTCTCCCGGAGCATCTCGTCCTGGCGGGCATGTCCTGGGGCGTCTCGCATGCACAGCGACTCGCTCAGAGCCGACCCGGGGCGCGGGGCGCTATCTTTTTCGACGCGTGCTTCCCGGTGACTGGCGAGGGCTCCTTCGGACCGTGGCCCGACGGCCTTCCCGTGCAGATCCACGGCATGGATCAGGACGAGTTCTTCGCCTTCGAGGGAGACCTCGACGCGGCTCGCGAGCTGGTGGCCACAGGAGGCACCGACCAGGCTGACGTCTTCACCTACAGCGGCGACAGTCACCTCTTCGCGGACAACTCGCTGCCCTCGTACGACCCTGCCGCGACGGAGCTCGCCCTCGACCGCATCCGCACGTTCCTCTCTCGGATCTAG
- a CDS encoding VOC family protein, with protein sequence MPTTIFVNLAVSDLARSRAFFESLGYSINEGFSDDNAVSVVISDTITAMLLRREFFAEFTSKPIIDATTSTEVQLALSAESKDEVDAVHEKALAAGATDAGTQDHGFMYSKSFDDPDGHHWDYVWMDPEAAAGGAPEISLEEIRENTTHS encoded by the coding sequence ATGCCCACCACGATCTTCGTCAACCTGGCCGTCAGCGATCTCGCACGGTCCCGGGCCTTCTTCGAGTCGCTCGGCTACTCCATCAACGAGGGCTTCAGCGACGACAACGCTGTCAGCGTGGTGATCAGCGACACGATCACCGCGATGCTGCTCAGGCGGGAGTTCTTCGCCGAGTTCACCAGCAAGCCGATCATCGACGCCACCACCTCGACCGAGGTGCAGCTCGCCCTCAGCGCCGAGAGCAAGGACGAGGTCGACGCCGTTCACGAGAAGGCCCTCGCCGCGGGCGCGACGGACGCCGGCACCCAGGACCACGGCTTCATGTACTCGAAGAGCTTCGACGACCCGGACGGCCACCACTGGGACTACGTCTGGATGGACCCCGAGGCCGCCGCCGGCGGCGCGCCCGAGATCAGCCTCGAGGAGATCCGAGAGAACACGACGCACAGCTGA
- a CDS encoding VOC family protein: MPDPVVHVEITGRRPDLLRAFYSAMFGWSAEPGAPVSPAVSQSDAYAFNSPGSAAGAVPVGLGGGEEFVSAVVFYVGVEDVAERLARAVELGATIVVQPSVRPDGAVVIAQFADPQGNVVGLAGRA, encoded by the coding sequence GTGCCGGACCCGGTCGTGCACGTCGAGATCACGGGGCGCAGGCCCGACCTGCTGCGCGCGTTCTACTCAGCGATGTTCGGCTGGTCCGCGGAGCCGGGTGCCCCGGTCTCTCCGGCCGTGTCACAGTCCGATGCGTACGCCTTCAACTCGCCCGGTTCGGCTGCTGGCGCCGTACCCGTCGGCCTCGGCGGCGGAGAGGAATTCGTCTCCGCCGTGGTGTTCTACGTCGGCGTGGAGGACGTCGCAGAACGCCTGGCCCGCGCGGTCGAGCTCGGCGCGACGATCGTGGTCCAGCCGTCCGTTCGTCCCGATGGGGCGGTGGTCATCGCGCAGTTCGCGGATCCGCAGGGCAATGTCGTCGGTCTCGCGGGCCGCGCCTGA
- a CDS encoding YybH family protein: protein MTAKERHRSPLGACLVRCHPEEVTENTAAAELRTLIDERVQAIASRDAQYLADAQDPEILAFNVLPPLRLRGSDQVAEQTRAWFDGYADGPGYEVHDLRIDVDGSVGATAFLYHVTGTLLSGDEVSMWVRATLVWKKIDGRWRIVHDHESIPWDPSTGQGLASLEP, encoded by the coding sequence GTGACGGCCAAGGAGCGCCATAGATCACCTCTTGGCGCGTGCCTCGTCCGGTGCCACCCTGAAGAAGTGACTGAGAACACTGCGGCAGCGGAACTCCGGACTCTCATCGACGAGCGGGTGCAGGCGATCGCGTCGCGCGATGCGCAGTACCTTGCCGACGCGCAGGACCCCGAGATCCTCGCCTTCAACGTCCTGCCTCCCTTGCGGCTCCGCGGATCGGATCAGGTGGCGGAGCAGACGCGGGCCTGGTTCGATGGCTACGCCGACGGGCCCGGCTACGAGGTGCATGACCTCCGGATCGACGTGGACGGGAGCGTCGGCGCGACGGCGTTCCTCTACCACGTCACCGGAACCCTGCTATCGGGCGACGAAGTCTCCATGTGGGTGCGTGCCACGCTGGTCTGGAAGAAGATCGACGGTCGATGGCGGATCGTCCACGACCACGAGTCCATCCCCTGGGATCCGAGTACCGGGCAGGGCCTGGCCTCTCTCGAACCCTGA
- a CDS encoding DUF899 family protein translates to MSIAKPDVVSASEWDASVAVLREQEERLAAVLEETAAARKRMPMVLVEDEYLFEGPEGVVRLIDLFEGRSQLILYRFFFEEGVAGWPDAGCAGCSSWADGVGDLGLVHAHDVTFAMASPAEQPQLAAYKTRMGWDDMPWYTIRTPSFTSDFGATEWFALNVFLRDGDKVYRTYFLQNGTVVGGIGSVNSLLSLTPYGSQMEGEDVPDGWPQAPRAFWMRRHDEYTESAPSAVTGSSES, encoded by the coding sequence ATGAGCATCGCGAAGCCTGACGTCGTCTCCGCGTCCGAGTGGGACGCCTCCGTGGCCGTCCTCCGGGAGCAGGAGGAGCGTCTGGCTGCCGTGCTCGAGGAGACCGCGGCGGCGCGCAAGCGGATGCCGATGGTCCTCGTCGAGGACGAGTACCTGTTCGAGGGCCCGGAGGGCGTCGTGCGGCTGATTGATCTGTTCGAGGGGCGCAGTCAGCTGATCCTCTACCGCTTCTTCTTCGAGGAGGGAGTCGCGGGCTGGCCCGACGCGGGGTGCGCGGGCTGCTCGTCCTGGGCCGACGGCGTCGGCGACCTCGGGCTCGTCCACGCGCACGACGTCACCTTCGCCATGGCGTCCCCCGCCGAGCAGCCGCAGCTCGCGGCGTACAAGACGCGCATGGGCTGGGACGACATGCCCTGGTACACGATCAGGACACCCTCCTTCACGAGCGACTTCGGGGCGACGGAGTGGTTCGCGCTCAACGTCTTCCTCCGCGACGGCGACAAGGTGTACCGCACGTACTTCCTCCAGAACGGAACCGTCGTCGGCGGCATCGGCAGCGTCAACAGCCTCCTCTCGCTCACGCCGTACGGCAGCCAGATGGAGGGCGAGGACGTTCCCGACGGGTGGCCGCAGGCGCCGCGCGCGTTCTGGATGCGCCGCCACGACGAGTACACGGAATCCGCCCCCTCCGCCGTCACCGGTTCCTCCGAGAGCTGA
- a CDS encoding GNAT family N-acetyltransferase, translated as MAIDGGIVVRNAVASDAPRLGEVFDAAVLDGWTHLERIEEIVPMFPPEFWVEAVAETGSSDVLLVAELDGLVVGYSGTHGDDGELYVLFVHPAAGRRGIGRLLLEAAEDELRARGRDEVFLWTHDADTRAQHVYAAARYAPTGARRKGEIHGRHYVEVELRKPLTASNA; from the coding sequence ATGGCGATCGACGGCGGGATCGTGGTGAGGAACGCGGTCGCGAGCGATGCGCCGCGGCTGGGTGAGGTCTTCGATGCGGCGGTGCTCGACGGGTGGACGCACCTCGAGCGCATCGAGGAGATCGTGCCGATGTTCCCTCCGGAGTTCTGGGTCGAGGCCGTGGCCGAGACGGGTTCGTCGGACGTGCTGCTCGTGGCCGAGCTCGACGGCCTCGTCGTCGGATACTCCGGCACCCACGGTGACGACGGCGAGCTGTACGTCCTCTTCGTCCATCCTGCCGCCGGCAGGCGCGGAATCGGGCGGCTCCTGCTCGAGGCCGCGGAGGACGAGCTGCGCGCTCGGGGCCGGGACGAGGTGTTCCTGTGGACCCACGACGCCGACACCCGCGCTCAGCACGTGTACGCCGCCGCCAGGTACGCGCCGACCGGAGCGCGGCGGAAAGGCGAGATCCACGGCCGCCACTACGTCGAGGTCGAGCTGCGGAAGCCGCTGACCGCCTCGAACGCGTAG
- a CDS encoding dihydrofolate reductase family protein: protein MSRLVVSVLTSLDGYYEGAGHDLSALPFEDAFNDHNLELLRRAGTLVYGSRWFRNNWDSWSAVAADNSANDRDREVAHLVMTLDSLVISDSLTPDPDAPWAATTRTVPREDAVAEIRALKSGGDRDLLMFGSGTTWNPLLEEGLVDELIVLVGAGLAGGGSPLYSGEPHPGLTLLDAAVLPGSELVRLRYDASSR, encoded by the coding sequence ATGAGCAGACTCGTCGTCTCCGTCCTCACCTCCCTCGACGGCTACTACGAGGGTGCCGGGCACGACCTCTCGGCTCTCCCGTTCGAGGACGCGTTCAACGACCACAACCTCGAGCTGCTGAGACGGGCGGGCACCCTCGTCTACGGGAGCCGCTGGTTCCGGAACAACTGGGACAGCTGGAGCGCCGTCGCCGCCGACAACTCCGCGAACGACCGCGACCGCGAGGTCGCCCACCTCGTCATGACCCTCGACTCGCTCGTCATCAGCGACTCCCTCACGCCCGATCCCGACGCCCCCTGGGCCGCCACGACCCGGACCGTGCCGCGCGAGGACGCGGTCGCCGAGATCCGCGCGCTCAAGTCGGGCGGCGACCGCGACCTCCTGATGTTCGGAAGCGGAACGACCTGGAACCCGCTCCTCGAGGAGGGCCTCGTCGACGAACTGATCGTCCTCGTCGGAGCCGGACTCGCCGGCGGCGGATCCCCCCTCTACTCCGGAGAACCGCACCCCGGCCTCACCCTCCTCGACGCCGCCGTGCTCCCCGGATCCGAGCTCGTCCGGCTCCGCTACGACGCGAGCAGCCGATGA
- a CDS encoding dihydrofolate reductase family protein, with the protein MTALYTWDVFATLDGYGSYDTGPEGVDWGGYWSRQGPELLEWRVGLFAQPLRMVYGATTFREVAEIFAAGTDPNALDEWNRRLHAMPATVVSSTLHDTLGWPDATIESGDAVEVIGRLKETSDLPLRSQASLTLNRSLLAAGLVDRIAVTVFPVITGRTGVSSIYAGLADYDLELLDTRALDGRTVELTYRPSPHP; encoded by the coding sequence ATGACCGCCCTCTACACCTGGGACGTCTTCGCCACCCTCGACGGATACGGGTCCTACGACACGGGCCCGGAGGGCGTGGACTGGGGAGGCTACTGGTCGCGGCAGGGCCCCGAGCTGCTCGAGTGGCGGGTAGGCCTCTTCGCCCAGCCGCTGCGCATGGTCTACGGAGCGACGACCTTCCGCGAGGTCGCGGAGATCTTCGCCGCCGGCACCGACCCGAACGCCCTCGACGAATGGAACCGCCGGCTGCACGCGATGCCCGCCACCGTCGTGTCCTCGACGCTGCACGACACGCTGGGCTGGCCTGACGCGACCATCGAGTCGGGTGACGCGGTGGAGGTCATCGGACGCCTCAAGGAGACGTCGGACCTGCCGCTGCGCTCCCAAGCCAGCCTGACCCTGAACCGGTCGCTCCTCGCCGCCGGGCTCGTGGACCGCATCGCGGTGACCGTGTTCCCCGTCATCACCGGCCGCACAGGGGTCAGCTCGATCTACGCAGGACTGGCCGACTACGACCTCGAGCTGCTCGACACCCGCGCACTCGACGGGAGAACTGTCGAGCTGACTTACCGGCCGTCACCGCACCCTTAG